The DNA sequence ATTAATTCTGTAAAGTTGAAAACTTTACTAAGAAAATGAGTAAACTTTACTAATAACTAAACAAGTTAAGTTTTAAGGAACTGACCTGAGAATGAGAAGAACAAGTTGGAGTTGCAGAGCAAAGAGGCAACATTGTCATTAACAAATCTCAAACATTCATTGTTCAAtcgaaaaagaaattaaattgaTATAAAACAAAGATAAGTATCTAATTTTGGATTAAGAGGATTGGAGTGGCAAATCGTGTGGCTTCGTTGGAAACTTAAAGCTCTTAGCTTGATCCTCTTCAACTACTCCTTGCCTCTCGTTCTTCTTGTGGGGACAAACGTTTTCATTTTCATAAGAAGTGAGAATTTGTTATTGCATGACAGACCCCtctattatcttatttttacattttgacCCCAGAAAATTCCTATTATTCATGAAAATGACAAAAGAATCAAATTTATTATTTGGACTCATTCATGCATGTCCAATGTCCATTGTCTACGTTATctttatacataaatttttcaaaaagattATCCAGAtgatatactgttttttttcctCTCTTTGAATATTTTGATTTGATATATTAAAAGAAGATTTggccaaaaaaattaattttttgcgtgttttttaaaaaaagtgagTATTTTTATGCATCAATCAAGCTTGACTTTGAAGAAatttcagccaaaaaaaaaaaagcttgacTGTGAAGAATGAAATTTTTAACTGTtaagcaaaaataaataaataaatatcaatgTGTTTTTTCTTGGATAAATTTGGTATTTTTGCCACagcatatatatattgatagagTAATTTAAATCACAACAAATCATATACAAAGTAATAATTACAAAACAACTTATATAAAATCAGTCAAAAATTTCGATAAACTAACTTGAGACCActcaaaaaaatatactaagTCTAAATGAACAATTTAAgcaaatttacaaaataaatagattaagtAAAAAGTTGATTAGCACGCTAAACACTAAAATAGTGTCAGTGTCCAATTACCTTTGTGTAATTAAGATTGGAATGGAATAAAGATTACAATTACAATATTAGCATAGGATTTCATGTGCAAATGatacattaaaaattattaatatggaTTAGATCTTTGTGTTAGGCCCATAATTGTTCGAAAAAGTAGTTGAGCTTGTAATAATTGCTATGTAAATAATTGCTATGTTTATTATATGCCATGGCCCATGATTGAACTCCTCATAAATGTGATTTTTTTCTAAAACGAAATTTCTGCGTAAAAAACACTTTTGGTTGTTTAgtttgatttaaaattttagtttGACTGAGCATGAAGGGAGGAAAGAAAGAATGAATAGTGTATTTATTAACAACCAGACCATCATTTGCCTGAAACCAACCATGTTCAAAATTTAAGCTTAATTATTTAGTATTGTCTTCTCCTGTTAGCCTACGTACCTTGGTAATTACACAACAAAAACTATGTCTCGCAAACTCACACTCATTATTGTTCTTGTTTTGCTCCTTAACTCTTTTATAGGCTCCACTCATGCTTTTGCGAGTGATATTAATTGTTTGAAAGAGATTAAAGCTTCCCTTGAAGACCCTTTTGGTTACTTAAACTCCCCATGGAACTTTGATAACAACACAGAAGGTTTCATCTGTAAATTTATAGGGGTTGGGTGCTGGCATGGTGATGAGTCCAAGGTCATAAACCTTCAACTCTCTGATATGGGACTCAAGGGAACTTTCCCAAGAGGGGTAACAAACTGCACAAGCTTGACAGGTTTGGACCTTTCCAATAACAACCTCTCAGGGAACATTCCCTACAACATATCAAGATTGATCCCCTTTGTGACTAGTCTTAATCTCTCCTCCAACAACTTCTCAGGTGAAATCCCAATCAGCCTTGCCTATTGTACTTATCTAAATGTGCTTAAGCTTGATCACAACCGACTCACCGGTAACATCCCGAGGGAGCTCCCTATGTCTCTTGCAAGGCTCAAGGAGTTTTCAGTGGCAAACAATATATTGTCAGGGGAAGTGTCTGATTCATATTCAAGATTCACTGCTATTAGCTTTGCAAACAATCTTGATCTTTGTGGGGGGCCTTTGGGGCCCTGCCATTTTCACAAGCATCACATGAAACCACTTGATCCATTCAAAATAGGATTTGGAACTGGTTATTTTGTTTCAGCTACAGTTGTGTTTTACACACTTTCTGTGTCTTGGTTTCAAGTCAAGATGATTATGAAGAGTGTAATATTTTCTGTGGTGGAAAATTTACAAAAGAGAAAACAAAATGAACAGCTGCATCACTTTCCAACTCTCAAACACCAAAAAGAGGTACCTTTTTTCCACTCACTCTTGTAAATTCTCTTCACTCATCAGAATGTTAAGAGTGCTTATTAATTAACCATATCATAATGAACAACAGATTTCTCAACTTGAAAAGATGGTTAATAGGATGAGTTTTCCAGAACTTTGCAAAGCAACAGACAATTTCAGCATCTTCAATGTGATAGGAAGAGGAAATACAGGAACCATGTACAAGGCCACTCTTTCAAATGGTTGGTTTCTTGCTGTCAAAAAAATAGATGACACCCCAAATAATGAGGCTCAATTTGTGTCTGAGCTCTTAGCTCTGGCTAGAATGAGACATGACAACTTAATCCCTCTTTTGGGGTTTTGCATGGTTGAAAACGAAAGGCTTCTGGTCTACAAACACATGACAAATGGGAATCTCCATGATTACTTACACCGAGTTGAAGAAGGTGATGCTAAAATCCTACAATGGCCTCTGAGGATCAAAATTGGTATGGGAATAGCCAGAGGCTTGGCATGGCTTCACCATAAGTGTGTCTTTCGAGTAGTCCATCGAAGAATAAGCTCAAGGAGTGTCTTACTGGATGGTTACTTCGAAGCCAAGATATCGAATTTCGGTAAAGCAATCATTTCAAACTATGGTGGAGTAATGTTTGTGTACCCAAATGAGAGTGATTCTGGGTTGTTTGTGAATAGTGGGGTGTGGGAGTCTGATTTTGTTAAGAAGGATGTGTATGATTGTGGAACTGTGTTGCTCGAGTTGATAACTGGTTCTGGCTCTGGCTCTAATCTTCACAGCACTTTGGCAGAGTGGATCAGTCATGTTTCGACTAGTCCTGGTATATTGAATGATGCCATTGACAAAGCCTTAATTGGGCAAGGATTTGATGATGAGATCTTGGATATGCTCAGAATAACAAGAGACTGTGTTCATCCTATGCCATATGAAAGGCCAACAATGCTGCAAGTGTATGAAAGAATTAGTAATATTGGACTCAGATATGGTATTCCATGTGATTTTGGACTTTTGATGCAACCAAAACGTAGCTAACATGTTCAAACTCAAAGTAGTCATTTGGATTTATGTATCTTTATCAAAAGAATCTTATTTTATTGATtggattttagattttatatataacaataaCACCTTTTCATTTCCGTTTAACAGGCCTCCtgcatatgtatattatatagtcAACAATTCCAGTCTCAGTGGAAATTCAAAGATACATATTGATTTTGCCTTTATTTGCAGCATTATTAGTTCTGATGAAATCTCTTCGAAAATGCATTAATTCCAGTTGACTGAGTAAATAGTTAGGACATgcatgttagaaaaattaataataaacccaagatctatttgtatataacatagaacacaataataagatataataattaggtatgtgtacctgattgatccatagcaattatctcagttacagcagttactccaattcgatagtgcaatactatcaactaagtctttctccctagatctctaaatcagaaacagtttattttatctgattatcaaaaggtatacaattgtgatgagacaatatgtatttatagagttagggaggggacttagctacaaaaccctagttggactgggcctgctcatcaaaggcttcagttaactagaaaagtccacacttctgcttcacctagactttacacacagatgctaagcccattaacaattgatcaccaacaacatgggctaacacaacaaagaactatccaatcaacccaagttttaataaaacaaataaaatttaatgtaagcccaaataaaagtctaacattctcccacttgggctacattgattttaatacatatatattatatatcaaaataattttgtttgaaaacgactcatgggttgaacaacaggaaaacatttgtggccactttaaaaaatgatagttctctgatagcatctcaacataccggtccaatttaacctttgataatgaactatgacaatcatattgtttttaaatcaacaaaagacattcataatcacaaataccaaagtattaaatcgacatggtcaataagtctagtagtgtggtaaggatttatgttcaacatgtgatcaatttaaataacataatatccttatcagtcctcaatttcactgatatcGTGATGCTTAAtgaataagccagtgaaattaaacatacactacttaataaataagtaagtgtcactaaacttgcttaaaacattaagccaacaaaatatcattgtcatttagtaaatatacttaaaatacaatgatcacaacaagatatgaactacatgctttcaattcaattattcttgagaatataacaaagcctaactgaaagcataaacatccaataataaaaaagtattggcccacaaagtagttcatgacatcaacaagtaaactacatataaatgtaatctcaaaagataaagcaaGAAACTTCCACTAACCTAAAGgaacaaaagattataaaaatgcTCATATTAAAAACATGTTTATCAAACAATATGacacttaatcctttggttagaggatctgcaaacatcaacttggtctttcaatattctatcacaatgtctcctttcttaaccaagtctgtaatagtgagatactttatttccttatatttggaagcactactaatctcattattctttgaaaagaaaacaacaatattattatcacaatagattagtataggagaggaaataggatcaactagtcgtatctctaaaatcaaattctttaaccataaagcttgcaaagatgccccataacatacgaaaaatttaacatatatagtagatgatacgattaaagtctatttaacactttttcaagaaatagcagcaccaacaaaagtgaaaatatagccagaagttgactttaaatcatctacataaccaccaaaatctgaatctgaataaccaacaacttaaagattgttgacatgcttatacacaagcataaaactcttcgttctatgcaaatatctcaaaactttattggctgcaacccaatgatcatggccaggatcagataaatatctcctaagAACATCGACCGTGAGAGCAATATCAGGTCTAGTGTAAAcctaagcatacatcaaactccctactgcacttgcatatgggatattcttcattgcttctctttttaagtcgttcttagggcaatgttgcttagtaaatttatccctttcaaaataggaacgaaaccagctttacacaaatccatgttgaaccttttgagcacacgattattgtaagcttcttgaggtaagccaagaaattttcaattcttatcatgatgaatctcaatctccaaaactaaagatgcctttccaagatctttcatatcaaaattggtagacagaaaacttttggtctcatttaatAATGACAAATCattgctggcaagtaaaatatcgtctacataaagaacaagaaaaaatatgatgactcccactgatcttcatataaatacactagtcaaacttgttctcgatgaaacccaacagtgtcacaaccttatcaaacttcaagtaccaatggtgagatgcctgtttgagaccataaatggatcgttttaacttgcaaaccaagttgtcatttccattttcctcgaagccttcaggttgagacatatagacttgctcactcaattctccattcagaacaacagttttaacaatcatttgatgcaactctgaaTCAGAGTGCACAACTAaatccataataattctgaatgaatctttagtggaaacaggtgagaaaattttgagtgtaatcaataccttctctttgagtaaagcctttagccactaaacacgttttaaacctttcaatctgtcccttttttatcccttttagcctttaaaatccacttacaacctattggtttaaaaccatcaggtaataaaactagctcccatacaccatttttgttcatggagtcgatctcatcatccgtagctgataaccattttgaagattgtggactattaagtgcttcactaaaagtgacaggatccacaaaatgatcaatatcatattctccttctccaagataaacaaaattatcatgacactttgttgacttcttttgtctctgagatcttcttagaggaggtacttctggaataacttctctttgttgatcattgttttgaataacatctttcacaactggaatttcttcaataacaggattatcattaacaataggagcttcatcattaatagacccttcatcaataataggaccttcatcatcttcgatatcgggagcaatgtattcatcaacaatgggagcattaccaactggagtaggatagatactactattatcatctcttgaaaatgacataggaatacaaattcctttagatgactcccccatttcaagagatgttgaaggaatattttcagcaacatcaaattctagAAACTTAGCAGtttgagattcaacaattcgcgtaccacgagtaggacagtaaaagcgatagccttttgagtgcattggataaccaatgaaataataaagatttgttctcggatctaactttttcaaattaggatcataaatctttacttcagctggataaccccatacacgaagatgattcagactaggctttcgcccagtccacaactcaaaaggggtcttgggaacagatttactgggaacataatttaaaatataagttgcagtcataagtgcttcaccccataaaaactctggaagatttgttctactcatcttgcttctaaccatatccatgagagtgtgatttctcctttcagcaacgccattttgttCAGGTGAACCTAACATAGTGTACTGAGAAACTACACCATTTTCGAGAAAATATGGAGCAAAAGGCCTCATGCGTAGTCCATATTCTGAATAACAACCATAATTTCTCCTCCACGATCTGaaagaacaactttgatgactcttcctaattgtttctgaagaacatttcgaaagattttaactttatcaagggcgtcagatttttctttaattaaataggtgaatccataacgagaaaaatcattgataaaagtgataaatacttgtttctgcacaacgtggtggaataaggtccactaatgtcagtgtggataatctcttataaagagtgactatagatagcagtctgctttcttattttagtcaattttccacgagtacaatcaacacaagtatcccaaccagaaacatcaacaggaggaagaattttagctagaagtaatcgatcatctctttctttagaaatatgaccTGATCTATCGTGCCATAATAATAAGgatgttatcttaatataagatttcttatccacaatattcacagcattaaaaaaggaagctaaggaagtcaatgataatttgaagagaatatcagagtaaaaatagtttccaattattcggagtcaaacataatgtcaacactataattggaaaaaagaaaagaaattcattgtttaactaaaagcggaagcgaaactgaattactttaaaagtaggaatcaaGAAATTACTGTTCAAAATAATCTGAAcactaaactgtaattcaagaataagtgTGCCAACATAGATAACATCAACTCCAACATAAGTGCCACTTTAAgctttgactccctctcacttattTGCTttctgagatcccttagcccctggttgtggttgcttcttttcatattttctttatcctttgttgggcttgagttgagaaacaaagtgagaagactcattcttttcattttgttagcttgcttgtttcagctacaaactgagaaattagatcactaaaactccATGTTTTATTATAAGTGTTTAGGCAGTCTTGATAAAGCTAAAAAAGGTAGGGAGTTCATGAAGAACTTAAAGAATGGTGTAAAAGccgggaagaggaatattatgttCTTTCAACTCGGACTGAACATgaataatttttagaataaaACCTCGCACtcctttgatttttcatacttaatggttgccatttcatccataagatgtccagctttagcgatttcactagtgtgaaatagtttttctactactttgaaaaactcattagtatttgaggtgtttggcaaaccatcaaaagatgttcaggaattaaacggttcatagcaatgagactaagatgatttgaatttttccaatgtgcatgaagaatttttgggcaacaattctgatattagaataagatcagcagatttttcttctcgaaggcataagtccaaatctattatgcctaaagtaattttcacatctcgtttccatgtcttaaagttggaagcattcagaattcagatgaAAACGTTATTGTTGTTCGCAGAAAGGAGACcgcaaaattcaaaaaattaaaacttgaataagcaatatgagcaatgcattagaaaatattgtagagtcaactggtcattataaactcccctttggggtgagaatataacacacacatgatctaccttcatgaagttaacaacaaagaaaaaatacatatcatttaagaattttattacctttgggcaaataaatttcttaaaaatatgtattaattcaagcaaaaaataataataaatttatatatttaaattattacctttgggcaaataattaaaatatatacatttaatattaactcacttcatggaatgtgaactaatatatgtaaatactacctttgggcaagtaattacacatatagtcaaccaaaagatataatattttcttcaacatgtgaaatttggtgataaaacaatcattgaaaaagaataattttcaaccaaatttccaaaagagatatataattgcttttattatattgataatcaaaaaataaagtgtccaccataacacattatttttgtatcaaacaatcaagttttataactttagaacaacaaataattaaaagatgtgaaacaaagaatattggtggagattacatagtcaatataaatcaaataagagagtgactatgtcatatggaacgagaagaaaccaaaaaaatttctatgattgacagatttcgaaaaatcatcaaaaattatttttaataattttttaactgcataattattattaaaataataataattattaaacggagtcaaaaaattaattaaaaattaccaaaaaatcagaaattaaattctaataatattagaaaaaagaaTCGTCAAAAACGGAGTCACGAAACTACctcactctctctcactctccggCAGCCGCGAGTGGGCTTCGTCCCTACAGGTTGTCTTCAACCTCCAGCAGCTTCCATGGCTGCAACATGGATCTTGTGCGACCCGGTTCAAACCCGGTCGGGTCGGGATGAAATTCCGGCCATAAAAGTAACGAAACGGACGGGAAAAATAGGGGTTTTGATCGGTTTACAATTTCTAATAGATCTACGATATTAATTTCATGTGAAAACACATAAACTTATGTAGATCTAATCTAAAATAAATCCGAAAACTAAAGAAGAAAGTAACCCAAATATGTGTTCCAGTTCGGAAATTAAAGGTGTACAAACattttaaatcaattattgatgaGATATGCACAATCAATTTCAAATTATAatcaataaaattgaaaaacacaaaattaatttcataaagaaaatatataaaccctaaaagtttaatcttaaaattttcctaatttactcaataattttatgcaaataatatattaatagaacgagaataaaacccctaaacttttaagattgaaaaacaaaaaattcaacataaaacaataacgaaattaatatgtaattgaagaaaattaacatatacatattaatagttatacaaattataggttctaaatcatatacaattggcaatctgataccacatgttagaaaaattaataataaacccaagatctatttgtatataacatagaacacaataataagatataataattaggtatgtgtacctgattgatccatagcaattatctcagttacagcagttactccaattcgatagtgcaatactatcaactaagtctttctccctagatctctaaatcagaaacagtttattttatctgattatcaaaaggtatacaattgtgatgagacaatatgtatttatagagttagggaggggacttagctacaaaaccctagttggactgggcctgctcatcaaaggcttcagttaactagaaaagtccacacttctgcttcacctagactttacacacagatgctaagcccattaacaattgatcaccaacaacatgggctaacacaacaaagaactatccaatcaacccaagttttaataaaacaaataaaatttaatgtaagcccaaataaaagtctaacagtgACTACTACATGGGCCATTTTGCTCCATATATTTGTATTACTAATTTTGTGGACAGTTGACTAAAAAAGTTTAATTTGACTGACTAAGGAACATTTgctttcttctcaatcttaaTTTACACAAAACTAGATCTTTCTTTGTCATTCCTCAACTTGAACGATGAGgcaaagtctttttttttttttttttttttagagaaaggGAGTCCGCTAAAAAGAAAGGAAATCCACTAGATTGCAGGAGTCATCGCCTATCCAAACAGCTACTTCATCTGAACCTGAAGCCCAATGCGCCAATTTATCAGCCAGCGAGTTGGCGTTGCGATTGATGTGAAAAATCTGAGCTGCAGG is a window from the Cannabis sativa cultivar Pink pepper isolate KNU-18-1 chromosome 1, ASM2916894v1, whole genome shotgun sequence genome containing:
- the LOC115704922 gene encoding probably inactive leucine-rich repeat receptor-like protein kinase At5g48380, giving the protein MSRKLTLIIVLVLLLNSFIGSTHAFASDINCLKEIKASLEDPFGYLNSPWNFDNNTEGFICKFIGVGCWHGDESKVINLQLSDMGLKGTFPRGVTNCTSLTGLDLSNNNLSGNIPYNISRLIPFVTSLNLSSNNFSGEIPISLAYCTYLNVLKLDHNRLTGNIPRELPMSLARLKEFSVANNILSGEVSDSYSRFTAISFANNLDLCGGPLGPCHFHKHHMKPLDPFKIGFGTGYFVSATVVFYTLSVSWFQVKMIMKSVIFSVVENLQKRKQNEQLHHFPTLKHQKEISQLEKMVNRMSFPELCKATDNFSIFNVIGRGNTGTMYKATLSNGWFLAVKKIDDTPNNEAQFVSELLALARMRHDNLIPLLGFCMVENERLLVYKHMTNGNLHDYLHRVEEGDAKILQWPLRIKIGMGIARGLAWLHHKCVFRVVHRRISSRSVLLDGYFEAKISNFGKAIISNYGGVMFVYPNESDSGLFVNSGVWESDFVKKDVYDCGTVLLELITGSGSGSNLHSTLAEWISHVSTSPGILNDAIDKALIGQGFDDEILDMLRITRDCVHPMPYERPTMLQVYERISNIGLRYGIPCDFGLLMQPKRS